TCGACCGGTGGATGGTCGAACGCGTTTCGGGATCCGTCCTCGATCTGGGCTGTGGGGTCGGTCGGACGGCACTGTGGGCACAGGAACGCGGCCATGCGACCGTCGGGATCGACCGGAGCCCCGGCGCGATCCGGGTCGTCCGCGAACGGGGCGTCGAACGGGCGCTGATAGGGGATCTGGGCGATCCGCCGCTACGGACCGGGTTCGATACGCTGCTAGTCATAGGCCAGCAGCTCGGGCTCGGACGGTCGCGGGCGGCGCTCGAAGGGACGCTTTCGGAGCTCGCCCGAGTCACAGAGCCGGGCGGGAAGCTGGTCGCCGACCTGAGCGATCCGACGGGTCCCGACCCGCGGGCGGAGTCCGAGTACCTCGACCGCCACGCCGTCGAGCGCGGG
This is a stretch of genomic DNA from Halalkalicoccus subterraneus. It encodes these proteins:
- a CDS encoding class I SAM-dependent methyltransferase yields the protein MADAFGRMVEDYRKDRLAERSVYRRDDGHVSEAHLEGYFADYDDWSELDRWMVERVSGSVLDLGCGVGRTALWAQERGHATVGIDRSPGAIRVVRERGVERALIGDLGDPPLRTGFDTLLVIGQQLGLGRSRAALEGTLSELARVTEPGGKLVADLSDPTGPDPRAESEYLDRHAVERGLAYRRFRVEYDGCAGPWIDLLMASPDALAEVVAGTPWTAEEILETDSSAYGVVLNHGG